Part of the Cherax quadricarinatus isolate ZL_2023a chromosome 4, ASM3850222v1, whole genome shotgun sequence genome, CCTTAAAACCCCCAACAAAAAGAGTCTAAATAAGCAAGCAATGTTCTAAGCTTGCACTCACACTACTCCTTTCCTTTATAAATCTCTCACAaacacaccctctctctcacacaagcACAGCAATTTAATATTGTACTTATGAATTATGGCCTTAAATCATGTGAAACTAACAGGCCTTAAACCTAGTATATAAAACTGGCAACTCAGCCCTCACACCAACTGTAGTGTTGTCACATATCAGTGGAGAAAAAAAATCAATCAATTATATCACCCTTTTGTCAGTTTACTTAGAAGTAAATTGCACAAATGGTTGATTTAATAGATAACATTTATAGCTTACTGGCAGTACTCCACTACTTCTCTTACCACCCATACCTCTACTTCTACCCTTTCCAGAATATTAACAAACCACTACTTTCCCTAACAGCCCACCTCTTCCCAAGACAGACACAACACCCCTTCCCCAAAATACCATCCTTTTCTTAACAAATACactatatagatttttttttttttgtaaataattttaataagaCCAAGTTATTGTTTGGATGTTGGGTTAATACCATTCAATTTCTCTAACAATGGCTAAAAACTCATTAACCCAAAAAACTGCCCTAAGGATATCGAAACCATTCAATCCAACGCACTCTAAGACTGTCTCGACCCAATAACCCCTAGGACAATCCAGCAACAGCAATGAACTGAGAATGTATTCAAAgtatttttgctaatacatttCATTATTTTTCAGAATAAAGAATGAGTTAATGCACTCATAAGACAGAAGGTGTACAACTTTGGGCAGTCATATGGctggttatacagtggacccctgcctaatgatattatttcaatccagaagtctgtttgggtgccgttatagaccgaatatgttcccataagaaatattgtgaattagattagtccgtttcagacccccaaaaatacacctacaaaagcacttacataattggtcgagttgggagctcatcgttaggcaggggtccactgtatactgcatTCATGCAAAGACTTTAGCCTATGTGGGGCCATCTTTTACGTAATGTTCAATATCTAATAACCAACAATGAATTTTTCTTATATCTCTGAGTTTCCATAATCACATTTTCCCATTCTTATGCACAATTTTATATTCagtattctatgattcacttcttTAATCCAAATAATTGTTCATTTAATACAGGCACATTAATTTTGAAAATTACAATGCTGCTTTGTAGGAGTATATTTTAACCTAATTTACTTTTAATTATGCCTTGTTAAATTAACAGAAAGATGCAAGGATCTTTGGTCAAATATTTCTTTTGTTGTGGGTAATTTTATTATCTATGCTACCTTAGTGCTTCATTCTGTCTGTTCCTCTATTTAGTTTTTAATTCAATTGTGTATGATGCTAATATTAGTACTTAAGTTCACATTCAGTGTTATAGGCACATGGAACATTGATGGGAATTATTACCTGTATTCAATCTTTTGTGTCTTAAGAGAGTAGATTTTTTGGAGAACGCTTTAAGACACTCTGAACACCGATATAATTTATCTCCTGTGTGAACTCGAGTATGCTTTTGAAGTGCAGATTTTTCTGGAAATGCTTTTGGACACacagaacactgatatggcttatctcctgtatgaattctcatgtgtATTACTAAACTGGATTTTATTGCAAAGTtttttagacactctgaacacttgaaaggtttttctcctgtatgaattctcTCATGTTTCAATAAAGCAGCTTTTTCAGAAAATTCTTTTTCACACATTGAACACTGATAAGGTTTTTCTCCagtatgaactctcatgtgtttTATCAAATTAGATTTACCTGAAAACCCTTTTAGGCACTCAGAACATttatatggtttctctcctgtatgaacctTCATATGTTTTGAGAGGCCAGATGTTTCTGAAAATCTTTTAAAGCATACAGAACAATGATACGGTCTCTCTCCAGTATGAAGTCTTTTATGTTTTATTAGTGATGATTTGTCTGAGAACTCTCTCTCACACAATGCACAATTAtaaggtttctctcctgtatgagttctcatgtgagATATTAAAGAACTCTTTTTTGTAAAGCCTTTAAAGCATATTGAACATGAATgcggtttctctcctgtatgaattctAATATGGCAATCTAAAGTAGATTTCTGTGAAAAGCATTTAAAACACTCTGTACAAgaatatggtttctctcctgtatgaactctcatgtgtttCACTAGAACGGATCGTTCTGAAAAACCCTTtggacattctgaacactgatagggtttctctcctgtatgaacttTCATGTGTTGCAACATAGCAGAATTTACTGAAAATCTTTTTGAACACACAGAGCATATAAATGGTTTCTTTCCAGTATGAAGGTTTGTATGCTTTATTAGATTTCCCTTTTGTGAAAAAGCTTTAGAACACACAGAACACTTgaatggtttctctcctgtatgaattctcATATGAGTTAATACATTGGCATAATTTGTAAATTCTTTCAGAcatactgaacactgatatggcttaTCCCCTGAATGAACTTTCATATGCTTATCTAGGTATGATTTTGCTGAAAATTTTTTTGAACACACACTACACTGGTATGGTTTTTCTCCGCTATGAACTCTCATGTGCGTTAATAGGTTACATTTTTTTGTAATTATTTTttgacacactgaacactgctggCTTTCTCCCGTATGAATTCTCATATGATTCGTGAGAGAAGATTTTCGTTTGAAGTCTTTTAGACATTCTAAACAATGATAAGGCTTATCTCCTGTATGAACCTTCATATGTATTACTAAAGTGGACTTGTCCGAAAAGTATTTTGGACACTCTGAACATCGATATGGTTTCTTTATTGTATGAGCTTTCATTATGACTTACATTTgtgaaactttttttttaaaagaTCACAGCACACATATTATTTATACTTTCTGGGAACTTTTGTTTAATATGAGTATTCTATATAATTTCAAGACTCAAGACACTAAACAGAATGAGTTAAATATACTTTCTGGAGAAagtgtaataaaaaaaatcaacacATATTTCTCTCAGCTCTCACAACATAGGCTCTGTTATAAGCTCATATAAACATTGCTAATGTAATCTGTCTTAAAAAATTAAACAAGAACAGTGATGGATGAATGTGTGCATGcacgtactcacctatatgtggctgcagttgattcacagctcctgtgttgtatggtgtgtgtgtatggtgtgtgtgtgtgtgtgtgtgtgtgtgtgtgtgtgtgtgtgtgtgtgtgtgtgtgtgtgtgtgtgtgtgtgtgtgtgtgtgtgtgtgtgtgtgtacgtgtgtaatataatttgtaaagCTTAAAATAAATTGTCTTTTGTTAATTTCACAAAAGAAGCTGGAATTTGCATGCAATATTTTATATTACAATATTTTTGTACCTTTACATAAAATTTTGCAGGTAACATTGTGTGTACTGGTTGCTAAGGTAAGAATATCCAAGGTTGCTGAGGGGAACTTTCAGATGAGGATTTCGTACCAGACACATTTTTGATGCTGTATAATGCTTTGAGGTATACAGgtctgatatacatatatatatatattgtacatacatgtatatgcaaTAGATGAACTGCCACTTACATTATAGTGtcctggtgcaagtatgagctgTAAAAGAAAGTTAATAAAATCAGTAGGATTTGAGAAACGTTCCTTCGAAGCAATTATATAAGCTATTATATTTGTTAGTACAGTGGACTCccacgttacgttaaatccgccatacgaagcatttgaatgcaaaaattttgcctcgccttacgtgattcatccgggacgcgtcccatgtgtggcctcagcgccagtgtttacaagccagccagtgcagttgcatctacgcatacattcggtacatttcacattatcccagtgtttttagtacttgtaactgcaaaataagccaccttggaccccaagaaagcttctagtgccatccctgtggtaaaaagggcaagaattagtatggaattgaaaaaaagagattaaggaaatgtgtgccaAGTGGGCTGAACTGCAAACccttatggatgaaaatcaccgtgacacagctactgcaagccgtgttggcaacctgtacaatgacaatgttatggcccattttaggaaagtcttaaaggaacgggaggtacagagctctatggaccgatttgttgtgcaacagaggtccagtgactctcaagctggtcctaatggcattaaaagaaaaagggaagtaactccagaaaaggacttgctacctcaagtcctaatggaaggggattccccttctaaacaataacttccacactctcccctcctcccatcccatcaatcatcaccaaatcttcaataaaagtaagtgtcatgtattctattcttagtagagtagtaactgtgcatgtcttcttcagtttgtgtgtattaaaattaatatttcatgtggtaaaaaaattattttttcatactttggggtgtcaggaacagattaatttgatttccattatttcttatggggaaaattaattcagctaacgataattttggcttacaatcagctctcaggaacggattaacccataaccctttgactgttttcgacgtataaatacgtcttacgagccaatgtttctgatgtatatatactcaataattctagcggcttcaaatcaagtgggagaaagctggtaggcccacatgtgagagaatgggtctgtgtggtcagtgtgcaccacataaaaaaaatcctgcagcacacattgcgtaatgagaaaaaaaaaaactgatcgtttttttggaataaaacgccgactttgaggtgtattttcgtatagtatttatcgttgtattcgcgttttcatggtcttaggtgataaaatggaaaacatattacagaaatagagatgattttcattactttgacgatgaaaacgaccttgaaactgagctcaaagtagtggaaatgttcaatttttaccaatgttcaggagtaaataaatcacaccacacgtccaatacacaccaaccggggagtctaatattctttcactagtgcactgatattatttataccatttttacaataatgcagtagtctgcataacagtaaattttgtattttttttgtatgaataaaaaatcaaaatagaaagcaataataatataagaggggcgtagagatgtgactaatgaacagagcatatgttattttagtgccacgaatgtctaccttgtttattctggaccctattttgaaattggcaacttttttagtttgtgtgaaattggcgaaattgccaaattctgaccaccatattgggtagtccaaattagtaaatgggaggtttcttgtactcaattgatagataaaatggagttctaaagaaatagctatgagtttggtcaactggaacaatggaattggctgaaaatagggctcaaagtcggcaaaatcgccgatacgcatatgtcaccgagaccgctaacttcg contains:
- the LOC128684152 gene encoding zinc finger protein 271-like — encoded protein: MKAHTIKKPYRCSECPKYFSDKSTLVIHMKVHTGDKPYHCLECLKDFKRKSSLTNHMRIHTGESQQCSVCQKIITKKCNLLTHMRVHSGEKPYQCSVCSKKFSAKSYLDKHMKVHSGDKPYQCSVCLKEFTNYANVLTHMRIHTGEKPFKCSVCSKAFSQKGNLIKHTNLHTGKKPFICSVCSKRFSVNSAMLQHMKVHTGEKPYQCSECPKGFSERSVLVKHMRVHTGEKPYSCTECFKCFSQKSTLDCHIRIHTGEKPHSCSICFKGFTKKSSLISHMRTHTGEKPYNCALCEREFSDKSSLIKHKRLHTGERPYHCSVCFKRFSETSGLSKHMKVHTGEKPYKCSECLKGFSGKSNLIKHMRVHTGEKPYQCSMCEKEFSEKAALLKHERIHTGEKPFKCSECLKNFAIKSSLVIHMRIHTGDKPYQCSVCPKAFPEKSALQKHTRVHTGDKLYRCSECLKAFSKKSTLLRHKRLNTGNNSHQCSMCL